One Geothermobacter hydrogeniphilus genomic window, GTTGATGGTGCCGCGCGGTGTCTGCCGACGCATCTCGCATACCGCCTCGGCGATGGTTTCATGCTGCAGGATCGGGTCCCCTTCGCAGCCCTGGCCGAAGGAGACGATGGCATTCTCGGCAGTCTCAAGGTGGGGGACCGCCACCTCGCACAGTTCCTGCACGGTCGGCACGAAGGTCAGCCGCTCCTGGCTTGACGGACAACACTCGCTCTCCTGCAGGGAGATGCAGCCGAGACAGCGCGAGTTGCAGACCGGCGAGGTCGGCAGCGGCGCCTCCCAGCGGCCGAAAAAGAGGTTCTTGGCGGCAAAGCAGTGGTAGTCGAGGGCGCAGCGGGAAAGCTGTTCGTAGAGCCGGTTGTCGGGATAGTCCGCGACCCGCTCGCGGACCAGCGGTTCGAGCTTGCGGTCGTCGAAATGCTCCGGTTGCCACTGGTTGTTGCCGTCGACCTTGACCGCGGCGGCGTAGAACCGCTCTTCCTCCTCGCACCAGCCGACCGCCGCGTAAGACCAGAGCGGCAGCTCAACCCGTTTGCGCTGCCAGTCGGCCGCCGGCAGCAGGGTGCGGGTGTAGGCGGGGGTGAGAAAGGCGCAGACCGCCTGGATGCTCCCCTCGCCCCAACTCTGTGGCAGCCGGTCGCGGGTCACCAGCTTGCCGCTGCGACGGTCAAAACCGATCGGCGGGGTATCCGGCACGGTGAACAGCCGGCTTCCCTCCGGCAGCGGGATCAGCTCATCGGCTTCCGGCAGCCGGGCGGTCAGGCCGCTGCCGCCGGCCATCAGCAGCTCGGGATGCTCGAAAACCTCGCCCGATTCATCGGCGACGACGGCAAGAATGGTTCTGGATTGGGGCATGGAGGAAAACCTGAAAAGCGGCTAAAGGTTCAAGGTTCAAGGCTCAAGGTTCAAGGCCCGAGGTAAGAAACGGACCGGAGGATGGCGCGGATGCGGGCCGATCATAGCACAGCGGTCGGGCCATCACAATTTCCCAAATCCACCGGCTGTTTTGTGGACCGAGGGTGGCGGGACGGGTGGAGAAGCGGTGACGGCAACGAAGCAGATTCAGCCGAATCCCGAAATTGCCGGTGGATTTGGGAATTTGGCTTTCACGCCTTTTTCCGCTATGCTCCCGCCATGCGTGTCGTCCTCGCCACCCTGCACAGCAAGTATATCCATCCCAGCCTGGCGCTGCCCTGCCTGGCGGCCTACTGCGGTGATCTCGACTGCGAATTCCGCATCCGTGAATTCACCCTGCACGAGCCGAAGGAATCGATCCTGGCGATGCTGCTGGCCGAGCA contains:
- a CDS encoding radical SAM protein; this encodes MPQSRTILAVVADESGEVFEHPELLMAGGSGLTARLPEADELIPLPEGSRLFTVPDTPPIGFDRRSGKLVTRDRLPQSWGEGSIQAVCAFLTPAYTRTLLPAADWQRKRVELPLWSYAAVGWCEEEERFYAAAVKVDGNNQWQPEHFDDRKLEPLVRERVADYPDNRLYEQLSRCALDYHCFAAKNLFFGRWEAPLPTSPVCNSRCLGCISLQESECCPSSQERLTFVPTVQELCEVAVPHLETAENAIVSFGQGCEGDPILQHETIAEAVCEMRRQTPRGTINFNSNASLPDAVDSLAAAGVESIRVSLNSVVEQRYNAYYRPHGYRFADVIESIHRAKKNGLFTMLNYLVFPGVTDREDELRALSALIDAVGIDLIQMRNLAIDPVMYWRAMGLEGKGIGLKRMLDRLKAEHPRLQFGYFNRTRENFFPVGKELWEMQGTDSAGSRPPGGEQR